GGCGAACCCGGCGACGCGTTTGGCGACCTCCGGATGATCGGCGAGATAGGCGCCGACTTCCGCCCGACGCTCGGGTTCGAGCACATCATCCACATAGGCGTGGAGATCATCTTCCGTGATCGGTCGGTGATTCATGTCAGCCTCCGCATTGTCACCACATCCCCCGTCGTACCGGCAACGCCGTCGAACTCCTGCTGCAACCTCTCGCGTGCCCGCGACAGGCGGGACATCACGGTGCCAACGGGAACGTTCAACACTTTCGCAGCTTCTGCATAAGAAAGATCCTCGACGGCAACCAGCAGCAGCACGGCGCGCTGCTCCTCCGGCAGCTTCGCAAGCTTGTCGAGTACGTCTTGATACATCAGCCGATGCTCCTGCCCGGCGGCCCTACTGAACTCGCTCTCACCCGCCTCCTCGATCGGCACATGCCTGCCGCGCGATGAGGTTTGGCGGAATTGATCGGCCGCGAGGTTATGCAGGATCGTGAACAGCCAGGCGCGCACGCTGCCGTCACGCCGCTGATTCCAGCGGCTGACGGCGCGCTCCAGACAGTCCTGCACCAGATCGTCGGCATTTGCGCGGTTGCGCACGAGCGCGCGCGCATAGCGGCGGAGGGCGGGGATCAGCGGCTCGACCTGAACCAGCATATCCTTCATTGCACCCTCCGCCTGCGTTCCTTTTCGCTTCAGCGAACGTCAACGGGTCTCAATCTGGACCGTCTCGCCCGGCATCGCCGCGTCGCCGGATGCGATCACAAGGTATCGCTTGTCGGCCTTGCCACTTTGATCGACGATTTGCCGGATCGGGCCAGCGGCGTTGACGATAGCCGATCCTGCCGGGCTCGTCATGAAGGCGGCGAGCGGCTGCAACGGGCCGCTACCATCTTCATGCTCGGCCAGCGCCAGGACGTATTTCTGCTTAGGCTGAAGCCCCGTCACCGAGGCCTGCAGGATCTGGATCAGGCCCTGGTCGAACAGCGACACGCTGGTCGGCGCCTTGCCATCGTCCGTCCGCTGCTTGGGCGCCAAGGCGAGATGGGCAACCTGCCCGGCGATACCAAGTGGCTGAAGGTTCTGACGGTCATCGGGATTGGGCGCCGCGTTCGGGACATAGGCGATCGCTTGAGGTGCCTGGCCGATCGGAATGTTCGCAATCACCTTGTTGGTCGCGGTGTCGATTGCCGCCAGCGCATCGGCGTTCTCGAGGCCAACATAGATGCGCGTGCCGTCGCCGGACGGCCAGACACCGTGCGGCAAGCTGCCGACCGGGATGGTCGCGACCTCTGAGAAGTCATCGGTGCGGAACACCTTGACTTCGTTCAGGCCACCGATCGTGACATAAGCGAACGTGCCCTTTGCGGTGTGAATAAAGTTGACATGATTGGTGATCGGCCCGGTGTCGATCGTCTTGATGAGGTTAAACGGGGGACGGGCGTCAAACACCTGAGTCTTGCCGACGTCCTTGAGGGTGAACCACACCTGATTGCCATCGGGTGTCGCCGCGATGTTCGGGCAGAAGG
The DNA window shown above is from Bradyrhizobium sp. CB1650 and carries:
- a CDS encoding sigma-70 family RNA polymerase sigma factor, coding for MKDMLVQVEPLIPALRRYARALVRNRANADDLVQDCLERAVSRWNQRRDGSVRAWLFTILHNLAADQFRQTSSRGRHVPIEEAGESEFSRAAGQEHRLMYQDVLDKLAKLPEEQRAVLLLVAVEDLSYAEAAKVLNVPVGTVMSRLSRARERLQQEFDGVAGTTGDVVTMRRLT
- a CDS encoding YncE family protein, producing MKTWKTFFLAATMLATGSAAWAGQAPGALSSPDIPISHHDRVYAAEQFSNTVSVTDPVDNKLLGVIRLGDPQPANFSPLYKGQVLVHGMGYSPDHRTLAVVSIGSNSVTFIDTATNAVKHVTYVGRSPHEAFYTPDGKEVWVTVRGENYISVIDAKSFEEKTRITTPNGPGMQIFSPDGKYGYICSSFNPETDVVTVADHKIVAKVKQESPFCPNIAATPDGNQVWFTLKDVGKTQVFDARPPFNLIKTIDTGPITNHVNFIHTAKGTFAYVTIGGLNEVKVFRTDDFSEVATIPVGSLPHGVWPSGDGTRIYVGLENADALAAIDTATNKVIANIPIGQAPQAIAYVPNAAPNPDDRQNLQPLGIAGQVAHLALAPKQRTDDGKAPTSVSLFDQGLIQILQASVTGLQPKQKYVLALAEHEDGSGPLQPLAAFMTSPAGSAIVNAAGPIRQIVDQSGKADKRYLVIASGDAAMPGETVQIETR